The window aaaaaattggtgggatgtgagtcctacttttaaagtattagttttataataaaatgtgagtaggaatgagttagtggaatatgaggtccactaccaaaaatggtaaaagagaaatgggacaaattatgtgggacggcccgaaatggaatactgggtcgaattatctgggacggagggagtacaatttggaatagtattttttactccctccgtcccataaaggttgaaataaaacttttgggcacggtgattaagaatttatattaaaaagtaggaaagataagagagagtaaagtaaatgatagaataaaaaaataatgattagatgttttgtcttctgttgaaaaaaggaaatgactcaactttattgggacggactaaaaaggaatatgactcaatttttttgggacggagagaatataacttttaaaaataatttataaaatagaagaTGACTATTAAATGGAACatcctaaaaatagaagatgACTAATTAAATGGAACATCTtacaaaaaagttaaattgtTTTTCATAGAAAGttggaataaattttattgaatatgcAAATTTTTACAAGTCTGTTCGGCTATGATTGAAATTGACATGGTATATTTAATCTTGCATGACATCAAGGGGCATGACATATACTTAGGCATGGAGTACAaaaatttggaagaaaaaaatcatagtCTTATAAACATTTCATTAAAACACTTTATAGTAAAAGCAGTTAATTATATAGAGTTAATAAGTTTTAAACAAGCTGGAAAAAATTCTTTAACAAACAACTTTTTAAccttttttgaaataaaagcaAATGGAGAGAGATGGTGAAATTTGAGGGTCTCTATCATAGTGGGATCAGGTATTGACCAATTACTACAGTATTACTATTGGATACCGTGTCACCTCAAAATCATACTCCTActactacaaaattaaatatttactcttttatttaaaattatttatcataattacactaaactcaagaTATATACAATTATGCATGCACTGTTATTGTAtgtatagtactagtatactaGGGTGGCCTGGTGGGGTAGGTGGGGGGAGGGGGTTCGGTCTATGTGAGAGATCACATTATAGAATTCAGAGTCTATTTACTGATTTTTGAActtttcacataaatttttgaactttaatttttatcgtTTGTAATACTccaattagtattatttgCAGAAAGCTGCTCGAATAGTGCCAATTTATTGCAAAACTTATagattttctttctttaaattatctgataaatttttgttttaaaatggACCACTGATTGTGGCTGGATTGTTGGAAATGTAGTAAGGACTGAGAGTCTACGATAATCAAGACTTGTTTGAGTTTATAATTTCTTTGtagggatattggcatctaatattacaaaacttttaaaaagttgagtttttccacgaattttaaaattgacaaataatatcacgaactttaccccgtgtttgttttttcccacgaatgaaaaaattctacaaataatattatgataccgatttttttttcgtaatttctcgacaacaattttgaaagtttcaagtttttcaatctttgaaaatagtttttcttgaagcacaccctccaaaattgttcttcaatctattaaataacatgaattttttcatttatgggaaaaaacaaactcgggataaagttcgtgatattatttgccaattttaaagttcatggaaataacccaaatttttaaaaattttataatattagatgccaatatcccttcTTTTTATCATATATAATTTCCCTAAATTTTAAAGTACTAGTATAGTCTAGTAGTAGTACACTCTCTTTTGTCAATACTCTATTCTTTACACTcgaattaataattaaatactagtagtatatgttatattttccCTGCccactaattattttataacaaGATATAATAACAGatttaaaatagaatgattagagagagagaggtggtGGTGTTTTAAATTAGATAGGCCTGCAAACATGACGGGCTGAATGAAGAAGATAGTACAGTACATAACTTctgaaataagtaaaaaatggATCAGAAATCCCAACTACTCTCAACACTTCATGCACAATCATTatcccactctctctcccgcCATTAGTTTTCGAACTAACTCATCATGCtttcaattcaaatatacatgtatttatatttacacAAATGTACATAATGACATAGCCAAGATTTCTACACTAGGGTCCCAAATATGGATGGTAGGAAGAACCGATAATAATGTTGGAAAAATTGTCGAAAGAGTCGATAATGTGGGAATGTCAGTGGTGTCGTCATAACTGCTATTAATAATGTTTTTAATCTGAGAATTACAGTTTTTCCgacttatttttaaaattgtgggATGAAGCGGAATTTGATCAAACATCATGGTTATTTCGACTATTTGCCCTAATATATATACCATGacattaattgaaaataataaagacGGTATacagtagaagaagaagataagaATCAAAACgagagaaatataaaaaaaaattaatatatatagagaaaacTCGTACAATACATTTGAAGCGACAAAGAGTGAAGGTGAAAATCGATAATTTTGGCTAAGTTTCAATTCTCATTGTACAAATGTGTCAATTGTGTATAACACAACTTTACACAACACAactatacatttatatttatgaaccAGCTAATTTTGTGACAAATCAAATCCATGAGATACATGAATGCAAAATTCTCAAAAAGTCTActaatttggattttgaaattaagTGGACAAGTTGGTATCATTTTCCTACACTTTTTCTTGAAAACATTCAATCACAATATACCAAACTTCTACACCACCTTTTAAAGCCAACAATGATACATGGAGTGAAAAAAGTCACTCGGACCCATTACCCAAAAGTGTGTAAAATGTTGGGGAATTCCCTTTTCCATAATGATAATTGATAATCAcaataaaagggaaaattacattcaagttttatttttttcatattctaaaaaaatactatagtaAAGTTGCCTATTTGATAGGACAGAATCCACTATAGAAGACCGGTGGTCAAACATTAAAGCCATAAATGTCATTACAGCTTAGGTGTGTTCATAATTGCAAAAGACAGATTCCAAAAATGGTTCTTTGTGAAGGGGAAATGAATAGATTAGGGCATTAATAGTGTATCCCAAAATAAATGTTCTGCCAAAAAAATCGAGTGATTGAGTGTGACATAAATTACTTTAATGCACCAAACCAATAATTCAACAACAATCTACTAGGtaaatattattcttattataaGTCACATGTAACAAGTtcgaaaattaaagaattccTTTGGTTAGTTATTGGATAATTTATGAGTTTTATTGCAATTATCAACAACACAAAgctttttttattagttttaataatttatatatattattacagTCATTAATAGTTCAAAACATTATGTTGAAGGATATTAAGGTTTAGTCAGTCAAGTTGGAAATGGAATATTCATCAagaagtttcattttttttaactgtTCAATTTATGTCGGATACAACGTATTCTATGGATACTTAAAAAACATTGTTTCACACGGAcgagacaaataaaaaaatttgaaacttgtaataaaatatatattctcctttctcctaaaaatagaaatttttgaaaCGACCTGACTTTTAATGCAAAttagaaaagtaagagagatgtgGAAAGAAAAGTTTGTTAGTAGAAAATGGGTCACACGACTCAAACCCCACCCcgttagagagaaagaaattttCTTAAACAGAAAGTTTCTAATGGATAAACCAAACGgaaagagtttctatttttaggggatagggagagtatatttttcaaatcttacgaggaataattataatctccacaatttataagtttaattattttttttctattttaagtaaatgGATCACAACTCTATTAAATCATTAAAGTCGCATTTATTGTAAACAATATCCTCCGTCCgttattatttccatttcggtctATCCATTgtgaagtatttcatttcaatttcaatatttttattaaataaatcatacGTTCTACAAACTCATTTGCatttagtactccataatttattaaatataataatagtataaaagtaggacctaaAACCAATTAATCTTTTTCATCACATATCTTTACATACTCATATAATTACTTAGAATATGTGGTGGTCTAATTTGGaacatttatttctaaatctacatattactttttcaataaattttctttcatattatttcttaCAACATGCATTAGAGTCCACACCCATaaaaaattttcaaccatatttttttataatattaaataatttcttaaaattcgtagcaatttaataaatcacatactactagtatttattaaattatgcattaaaataacATAGTCTTTATTATAGACAAAAAGAAGgccaaaaagcaaaagaaaaggaaggaCCCATCGAAGAAAACAGCAatacattttttcaaattaaaaaaacataatcgAAAATAATCGCTGAATTAGTAACAGTCAATAAATCGTTAAAAGCTCGCCAACATTTGCCACCAAATTACacacattctctctctaaaacaAGCCTTCAGATTTGCAGAGAACTGTGACCAAAAAGAGCTTTGGCTTCTTCTTGCTAgctctcctcttcttctctaGCTAGGCCTCTGTTCACGGCTTTGCTGCGTCTCTCAccaaaaaagtagagaaaaagaatCTAATGGAGTACGAGCGGATACACAAAGTTCAGGTATTGCAATCACATCTTCCACCTAAATCCATGCATTTCCCCTCCTTTTTCTTCGAGTTTGTTGCTTCTTCATCGATGCATTTAGCTCCAACGCCTTATCCCCTTGGAAATTAGATGTTTTGTGATCCAGCACACCAATTGCTTGATCAAATGTTTTGAGAGAAAATTACAATGACATTTCAATTAGATTACTTAAATggggaaaaaagtaatttttgcACCTTTTTCAAGTTTTCCACAGTGGGGTGGTGCCGTGTGTGTGTTGAACTCTCTCAATTTGGattttttctgtttattgaaattttcgattttcgattttttttggGTGTTGTTGCAGACTGGTATTTTATCTCCGAGTAAGCTGAGGATGAAGCTTATGGGGCCGCACCATCAGAAGAAAAAAGATGGATCAAACAGTAATTCTTCGAGAACATCTCCTGCTAGGATGGAAGATTCAGAGTTTGTCAAGAACAGCTTGTTGGCAGCCGAGAATGAGGATTTTGGAGAGGAAGGTTTGATGAGTTTTTCCCTCTTTGATTTTTCCTTTCAGTTATCTTGTTATTGGTAGATTCAGATTGCATTTATTAGTCATTCATCGTTGAATTAGAGCTAGTGTGGGCCTAGGGGTATTTACCTGCTTTGATCTCTTTCTATTGGCCCTCTCTGAAGCAGTGACATAGTTTCtgcaaaatttggtaaaattagttttaagtttttcaatgtggaaagatttggaaatgtaatttttttttgctggAGTGAAGAAGCAGTTTTAGTGCTCGAAATTGTGAAGACACCCTTTTGCTGATTTTAGACCTGCATTCTGTTTTCCTTTGGCAGTGTCGAATTTAGAGGTTTTGCAAGTTAAGTCAGATGGTGTTACCTCGGATGCTAGCCAAGGAAATGCGAATTCGTTGCAGTCGAAGGAGCTCGGAGGAAAGGATAGTGGCGACGCTAGTCGTTTTAGAATGCAGCTTCTTTCGAAGGGAGATACCGGTAATTCAAGTTCTGTCCACCCGGTTAGAATGTGTGAGGATGAGAACCTTGATTATGATAGCACCTCGAGCTTTGAGTTCCACAAAGGGGAGAGGTCGCTGCACCATTCGATGACAAGATCGTTCTCGAGGCCAATGTCCTCGAAATGGAACGATGCGGAGAAGTGGATTATGAACAAGCAAAATGTGCAATCCAATATGTCAAAGAAGGCCAACATCCAGAATCAGGTGAACAGGCAACCAGCCACGAATGTGGTGAGAGTTGTGCCAGAATCTACGAGTTCTGAGAACAAGCCATGGGTGAAGAGGGTTGATTTTTGCCAATCTGCTTCGCAGGCGGGATTGGGGTGCCCGGAAAGTAAGGATTTATCTGAGGTAGATGATTCAAATATGCCTTGCACCAAGACTGTAACAGACGAAACAACAGGTGATTATGATATTCAactgttttgtttattttgaatgTGTGTTTCtgttttcatgttttttgCCTTAATCAACTTGAATTCCACTAGTCTTCCATAAAGATAATGATaacttagaaaaaaaagaaatgtatgTGTGTCTATTTCTCTGCAATGCTTGTCAGTTACTACAACTTACAGAGACACCTTTGTTAagcttttcaaaatttgaaggtCTAACTAACTTTGTAATTAGTTAGGTTGAGACATGTAACTAGGAACAACTATTCGTGTCGATATCAGTAGGTTGGAAAGTtcgttgttttgttttgaaatatgcTTATAAAGAACTCAAGAAGTTATACAAGAAAGTTGTACCTGCTAGAATATCTCACTCTTTGAGCGCAAAGTGGCTGGTTTTTTTCACTCTGAATGATTatgttgctgctgctgctgctgctaaTCTTTCTGCTCTTGTTGAGGAACTAATGAAATTAAGATGTgtattagaaagaaaataatggtGTGCACTTTGTAAAACTGTTATGCTTATTTGCTTCTTCTGATGCCTGCAGTTCCTGCCATAAGATCAGTGTCGATGAGAGATATGGGAACAGAAATGACTCCTATTCCGAGCCAAGAGCCATCGAGGAGTGTTACACCAGTAAGTGCAACAACCCCACTCCGTAGCCCAACGTCTTCTATACCTTCTACTCCTCGGAGGGGGGAGCCAGCACCCACGCCAACGGAGCGACCCATCAGCAATTCCACGCAGAACCTGGCTGAACATGCTAAGAAGGAATTGTCTGAGCAAGAACAAAAGCTTAAAACGAGAAGGGAGATTGTAGCCTTGGGCGTTCAACTCGGTAAGATGAATATTGCCGCTTGGGCAAGCAATGACGAGAAAGATAAGAGTAATTCTGGGAATGAAGCCATAGACAACGATGAGCTCGCACAGATTGAGTATGCGAAACGTGCAGCAGCCTGGGAAGAAGCTGAGAAAGCTAAGCATGCTGCCAGGTTCATACTTGAAGCTTTATGCTCTGTAGTTAAAATATTGAAGCTAATTTTTCGTCATCAAATGCAGTTTTGAACTCACCCGAACTTGATTTCAGATATAAACGCGAAGAAATAAGAATTCAGGCATGGGAGAGTCAGCAGAAAGCAAGGCTTGAAgctgaaatgagacaaatagAGGTAAAGGCATCTTCACCTCTTATTGCTGAAAATCCATGAACACTGTTTTGCATCAAAATGAAAACTGATGAAAAAAGATCAACAAACTCAGGCACAAATCGAGCAAATGAAAGCGCAGGCTCAAGCAAAGATGGTGAAGAAGGTAGCAATGGCTAGGCAAAAATCAGAGGAAAAACGAGCTGCAGCCGAAGCTAGAAAAAACCAACAGGCTGAAAAAACTGCGTCGCAAGCAGAATACATCCGCCAAACGGGCCGTATCCCTTCTTCCCCCTTCATCTGCTGCGGTTGGTCATAACCAAGCCTGGACATTCACACGAGCAAAACTTCGCACCAGAATATGCAGAACAATGCACTCCGTGGGAATAAATATGTCTATGTTAGAATCACCATTGTGGTAGTGCTTTTCCATAATTGTTCTCACCAATCCATCTATGTATCTATTGACAATCAACAATTTCAAGCCTTTGGATTGAACTGCAGATATTTGCAGCTATACATGCCCTCATTCACACCCTGTGTATAGTTTTGGTGTAAACTCTgtcatttttcttctcataGTTTGCTATCAAGTTGTGTCAACTTAAACTATTAGATTGGcttttcttgttttgaaaTCAGTTACTGTACAATTCTACAACACAGgctaaattttgattttttttataagagagagaatgaaagcTAGAGCTATTTCAAGATCAACTAGTAAGAGTTCAGAAATATGGGAAGAAAACAGAGGATGAAgtatatactataataaacTTACAGAAGTATATATTAGcttctattataaatttttttcaagttAGAAACAGAATTTCTCTTGCCTACCAGATTCAGACAACGCTAATATTACAAACAGATATCGATTCAGAAATCTAGACTTCCAACAGACGGTATACCGGTGCTCATGTTCCTCGCCTCCTGTCGGTTTCCAAAGCCATCACAACTGCCGTTTTGGGCGGGCAACCTCTGAAGGGGCACGGAGTTGAGTAGTTCCTGTCCCGGTTTCCCCATCTCCTGCACCTCTTGTGGCGACAGGATCTTGATGCACCACACACTGTTTACGAACTCCCTGAAATAGCACGAGAATCAGAATTTTTGAGGCGAAAGAAGATGTATATAGATTGCATATTCTGTTATGAATGCGAGTGAAATGGAGAACTTACTGCCAGGGGTCGTcaccaagaagaagaacaTCGTTTTCACGGTCCACGAATACAAGCTGCCAGCCTGATCTCAACGGATCTTCCAATTCGCCTTCGAGGCCAAACATCTGAGCAAGCTCACTTCGCAGCTCCGGATAGCTACTGAATTTGGTGATGTCAAGCGATCTTCCAAACGAGCCAAATTTGTGAACCTGTGGAACATTGGATATTCGACTTGGTATAGGATggatagataaaaataatacaagtGCAAAAGACGAACAAGAGTATAAGGCTTCGGAAAAATTACCTTAACAAAGGTTTTATTGGGCAGATTGTTATTCCCTCCATTCTCGGTAGACATCAACAAACCTGAATCATCAATGCAACTGCTTGAAGTCACGGGACGGTTGAGCTGGTAATCAGCACCAGAGCTAGTCATGTAGCTGGAAGAGGCGAAGGCCATGGTCGCGTTATCACTGTCACTAACAACTGCTTTAAGGTTTGGCATCCCGTTCGGCATGAGAAGGGAGGAGGAATCTATGTTAACTCCAAAGAGGAAGTTGTTGTGGGGATCGTTATTCGCTTCTTGCCCCATCAAGCACTCTCTGCCAGGAAAAGGAGGCAAAGAAACAGGATTGCTGGTTGTGTATGCGTTCGAAAGTCCTAATTGATCAGCCTGCGGCGTGATACTCTGGGAGGAGAGACCACTTGAAAGAGGATCGAGAGCAACCCGTTTTGTCGGCCAACCACTAGAAGATAGCAAGTTGCTTGATCTCGACACGTTAAGGAGGTTGGAGGCCTCGTCCTGGTTGACCGAACTCAACAGGCTGTGTAGAGGAGAACTCATGTTGCCGACAGGTTTAACGTTTGACTCTGAAAAGCTCTGATGCATGGAAGACATAGAGTGCATAGTCGGAGACTGAAGTTGAGAGTTTGATGACAACTGCGATTGCTGAGGATCAATATCATGCTGCGTCTGATTACCGTGTtgttgttgctgctgctgGATCTGTGCATCGTTGAACGAGTTTTGCTGGAGCAGTTGTCGCTGGAGTAGGTTTGCGTGCGACATTGCCTGAGACTGGCCTTGAAGGCTTTGAACGAAGGGAGCGGAGCAGTGAGACTGCTGCATATAACCTGCAGAGCTGCTGCCGACGGATTGGGGCTGCTGGAATTGCATAACTGAGGCAACCCTCATATCCTGCATAGCTGCAGCTGACATGGCTTGATAGATATCATTTTGCATACCGAGCATTGACATATCGAACCTTGGCTGCATCCACGGCGTGACACCCATCCCTTGGTTCAGGGCTTGCATTCCACCGTCTCCACGAAGCCACATGAGGGAGGGATTTAACCCCATCTCATCAGCCTTCATCCCTAGGCACAACAAACAATATGGATTTTAGAAATACGAGAAACACACGTGTGTGAGAGCGTGATGACAATGTCATTGTCGATACAGCTAAAATGAGGAATTCTACCTGCGTATGAGGGGAGACCTGATGGCCAAGGCCGCTTCAGTCGTAGAGGAAAAGGCGAATGATACATAGGGAACGTGGTTAAAGGTTCGATTTCCCAAAGTGAAACTCTCGGCTGCCTCTCCCCAGCTGTTGACTCGTCCCAGCCAACCTTCATCGTGTTAGAGAAGTGGGAGTGGTGAATACTATGAAGTCATATACGAGTTAGTACGAGGCAGAGAACCTGTAGCATACCTTGACCGAACGCCAGTGTGAATTTAACCACCTGACAGGATCCGAGTCGCTTATGCCAGTTATCGTGCCCATGTAGCTGGAACCAAAAACATCTCAGAACAAACacgaaaacataaaaaatgcaattcttggcatataaatttcaaatcataCCGACGGACACTGGATTCCTCTGTTTCAAACAGCATACGGAAGCGCATCCCCACGGACACTCGAGTATGGTGCACTGCTTTTACGTATTTAGCCAGAGGTATAACAAATTCAGACGGACTTGCCCTGAATCAAAATTGGTGTCAGTGGAATCGagataaatgaaatgattcaGGAAGCTATCTCGAGGAAGTAGCTTACCTGGGATTATAGAATATCGTGTAACGGCTATATGTTGCAGCTGCatgagcagcagcagcaagcAACCGAGATGCATGCTATCACTGGATAAAACTGACGAAGGCATGACTGTTTGGGGGCGGTTGGCACGTCTAATGCCAAGAAGCAGCTGATTCTTGTCATTCCTGATCAATGCATCAACAAATCAGGTCAGGCGTCACGACTCAAGAATTTTGCACAAGACAACACTACGTTGTACAGAAGTGTGTACCATATGAAAAGAACCGAATCACCAGCAACGAGCCGTTTAGCACTCACAAAAACACTCCAACCAGTTGTGAGCAGATGCCTCTTTGGCTGACCTGAGATTAGTATTAAACGAATTTTTAACATCAAATATCTTATAATCAGACTAAGTGAAACTAAAACATCTATGTAAAATTCTAATCATAAAAACCAGATGTTTATATGTAATTTGGAACACACCTCGAAATATATGTCTGAATTTCCACTCGTTGCTATGGAGATCACGGGCAATCAACTCTTGTGCCGGAGGTTGCTGTGAAAAATCCTGTACACGGGCATAGTATAACTATAAAGCCAGACAGCGAATGATAAAAACAGACTTGtcttaaaattttcaagaacCAAAAAGTTTACCAATGGTGGGAAGACTTTTTCTGCAGCCCGACGCGGAACTGAGAATCCACCATGAGTACTCGTGTCACTAGCTGTCAAAGTTTTGCAGAAGTAATTGGTTGGCTGTTTGCTAGCTGCACCCAAGTCAGCCGGATGGAAGGAAATCTCTTTCTGCTCTTGCTGCAAAAGAGCATATAAATGGACTAGGATGAAATCGAATTCGTCTTTCCAAACAAGAATAAAGACAGGAAATAAAGGAGATAAGTTGACATACTGCATTTAGTGGTTGCAAGGTCATTTGAGCATACACCTCGTCCGTCTCTATGTCAGCCTGGTTAATGCCAAGACATCAAGCTTCGCAAACAAGCTCAAACGAGTAACGGAGACTTCCAGATGTGAGACAACTTACGTGCATGGTCACGTTATGAAGCTGGCAAATGAGCTGAGCAGGTAAGCTCTGGTAATTAGGCATCTGAGCATCGACTTCTTTGTTCGTGGACACAGCAACCTGTTCAGCACACATTGAGAAACTATGAGGTTCGACAAATTTCTAGCTACACGACGCCATAGTTTGATACGGAAGACTATGCTCTCAAAGGTGAAATCGGAAACAAATACCTGCTCGCTGTGTCCCTGAGGAAAATACACCACATGGCTTCCGATAGATGGGAGAGAAACGAGAGGGCCGGCACAGGCATGCCAAAGTTCAGAATTTAGGCAGCTCTTCTCGCCTCCTGACCGAATTCGAGGAAAATCATCAATAATCAAAAACAGTTCGAATCGacaaatttgacaaaaatcatcaacaattaaacagttaaaatgagaaaattcaagaaaattctTCAGTATTCAAAAACATATGAGGAATTAACAAATCCAGCTCAATCAACAATGCAAATTAGACAAAATGGGCCAAAAATTAACATGTAAGACTACAATTCTTTTGTAGTAACAAAATGGAAAGGAAAATGGTCAACACACCAGAAAACCTCAGTACCCAAAAAGACAaggaaagaagagaaaattcAAGAAAGAGAATCCAGTTCTTCTTTTGCAGATTTTGCAGACTTgaatgattattaattttaaaaattaactaaGAAAAGCATAAAACAAATGGAGATTCCACACCAACTTTCTCCACACTATGTCAAATCTCAGAGTTGAGCAGAGCCTCAAACCATCACTGTATACaaacaaaaaggaagaaaGGGCAATCTTACCTTCAGGAGACTGCTGATTCAAGCAAGCAGACAGTTTCATCATGAAGATTCAAACAAAACAGTTGGAGGCTTGGAGCAGCATAAAAAACAGCAGTAACtgcaaaaacaaaacaaacagaATCCAAATATatcatgaataaaaaaatcccCACAATtctcaaaactcaaaataatttaCCTCCTTTTCACCCCAAAATAGCATAACACATGCACTTTATCCTCTGAATTCCACCCTCCAAAAACTCAATACATAAAACAAACTCCAATTTTCTACCCCCTTTCTCCTCCAAGaacttaattatgaaaaattaagcCTTGTTTCATGAAGATAATAGGGCCAAACCTCATCTCCCCACttcaaatgaagaaaaaactCAGCACCACCATGAGTTCCTATTTCTTCCTCATATAATTTCCTCAATCACAGgaaatgcaattgagaaaCTAACAGCCCACATCACCCACCAACTAAACACTATTCTTAGCTCAAGCACATGGAGATTTCTCACCAAGAACAACAAAATCTGGCTCCCAATTTCAAAAACAGACAAAAtccaatattttgattttcccAGCAAAATCCAAGCTTTTCGGCTGAAAACGAAGCGTGAGCTACCAAGCCAAAAAGGGTGTATGATAAAATGCTCAAAATCCAACCTTTTCAACTCCAGCAATGCATGCGCGTGCACCGACCATCACACACACGTACTTTAAAATGCTCCGTAAACAGTGGAAATGGTGAAAACAGAGATACTAATACACACTCTTGGTTACCACTCCGGCACTCCCCTTTCCTCCCTATATAAGTATGCAAAGTATGTATATGTATCTCTGCAAATATGCAACCGCCACTTACTACTGGGAGTGTTGCAGAATTACTGGTATACTTATTTGCTTATTCTTCCGTTGCTCTCTATGTTTATTATATATGGGTTTCTCTGCTCCAATCAGTCAAATATTCAATACTACTCACTCCAtcccatataattttacccatttcacttttactatttttggtagtagatcacatattccactaactcattcctactcatattttattataaaactaatactttaaaaggacccatattccaccaactgctttaactcactttttattatatttcttaaaactcgtgccgagtc is drawn from Salvia hispanica cultivar TCC Black 2014 chromosome 6, UniMelb_Shisp_WGS_1.0, whole genome shotgun sequence and contains these coding sequences:
- the LOC125193887 gene encoding putative uncharacterized protein DDB_G0290521; the encoded protein is MEYERIHKVQTGILSPSKLRMKLMGPHHQKKKDGSNSNSSRTSPARMEDSEFVKNSLLAAENEDFGEEVSNLEVLQVKSDGVTSDASQGNANSLQSKELGGKDSGDASRFRMQLLSKGDTGNSSSVHPVRMCEDENLDYDSTSSFEFHKGERSLHHSMTRSFSRPMSSKWNDAEKWIMNKQNVQSNMSKKANIQNQVNRQPATNVVRVVPESTSSENKPWVKRVDFCQSASQAGLGCPESKDLSEVDDSNMPCTKTVTDETTVPAIRSVSMRDMGTEMTPIPSQEPSRSVTPVSATTPLRSPTSSIPSTPRRGEPAPTPTERPISNSTQNLAEHAKKELSEQEQKLKTRREIVALGVQLGKMNIAAWASNDEKDKSNSGNEAIDNDELAQIEYAKRAAAWEEAEKAKHAARYKREEIRIQAWESQQKARLEAEMRQIEAQIEQMKAQAQAKMVKKVAMARQKSEEKRAAAEARKNQQAEKTASQAEYIRQTGRIPSSPFICCGWS
- the LOC125193886 gene encoding LOW QUALITY PROTEIN: auxin response factor 6-like (The sequence of the model RefSeq protein was modified relative to this genomic sequence to represent the inferred CDS: inserted 1 base in 1 codon); translated protein: MMKLSACLNQQSPEGGEKSCLNSELWHACAGPLVSLPSIGSHVVYFPQGHSEQVAVSTNKEVDAQMPNYQSLPAQLICQLHNVTMHADIETDEVYAQMTLQPLNAQEQKEISFHPADLGAASKQPTNYFCKTLTASDTSTHGGFSVPRRAAEKVFPPLDFSQQPPAQELIARDLHSNEWKFRHIFRGQPKRHLLTTGWSVFVSAKRLVAGDSVLFIWNDKNQLLLGIRRANRPQTVMPSSVLSSDSMHLGXLAAAAHAAATYSRYTIFYNPRASPSEFVIPLAKYVKAVHHTRVSVGMRFRMLFETEESSVRRYMGTITGISDSDPVRWLNSHWRSVKVGWDESTAGERQPRVSLWEIEPLTTFPMYHSPFPLRLKRPWPSGLPSYAGMKADEMGLNPSLMWLRGDGGMQALNQGMGVTPWMQPRFDMSMLGMQNDIYQAMSAAAMQDMRVASVMQFQQPQSVGSSSAGYMQQSHCSAPFVQSLQGQSQAMSHANLLQRQLLQQNSFNDAQIQQQQQQHGNQTQHDIDPQQSQLSSNSQLQSPTMHSMSSMHQSFSESNVKPVGNMSSPLHSLLSSVNQDEASNLLNVSRSSNLLSSSGWPTKRVALDPLSSGLSSQSITPQADQLGLSNAYTTSNPVSLPPFPGRECLMGQEANNDPHNNFLFGVNIDSSSLLMPNGMPNLKAVVSDSDNATMAFASSSYMTSSGADYQLNRPVTSSSCIDDSGLLMSTENGGNNNLPNKTFVKVHKFGSFGRSLDITKFSSYPELRSELAQMFGLEGELEDPLRSGWQLVFVDRENDVLLLGDDPWQEFVNSVWCIKILSPQEVQEMGKPGQELLNSVPLQRLPAQNGSCDGFGNRQEARNMSTGIPSVGSLDF